In one window of Streptomyces sp. NBC_01224 DNA:
- a CDS encoding acyl-CoA dehydrogenase family protein → MTDDLGHGPARDPVAGGDRVVLDAVAKLAADNFAPRAEEYDRRAVFPAEDFDDLFSGGFLAAPVPREHGGLGYGPQQRNTLPLWEMTTTLAKADLSLARCWEGHANALVLIDALAGPEQKRHWFTGVVEHGEKWAAWSGEPQAPKPGESGHFGTMLTPVRSGWTLRGSKAFATSATGAQWAILLVDPAGPGGARHSREAHGNLLLLACDLSDPTVTVDSSWWDPIGMRATVSHVVRFHDTFVPREHLIGRPGGYFEGHWQTAFIPHYAASFLGGALAANEYGLGYLMRQGKGGDPHVQQRVGSMAVNIDTARLWLRYVAGLWDEGRVEEARIAGSRAWHVIEHLAEETVHHVIRACGARSLIRPSPVERILRDLTFYELHDNDDDVLATIGQAVLGEQHDPSFHRP, encoded by the coding sequence GACAACTTCGCCCCCCGCGCCGAGGAATACGACCGCAGGGCCGTCTTCCCCGCCGAGGACTTCGACGATCTGTTCTCCGGCGGGTTCCTGGCCGCCCCTGTGCCGCGGGAGCACGGCGGCCTGGGCTACGGCCCCCAGCAGCGCAACACCCTGCCCCTGTGGGAGATGACCACCACGCTGGCCAAGGCCGATCTGTCACTCGCACGCTGCTGGGAGGGGCACGCCAACGCGCTCGTCCTCATCGACGCCCTGGCCGGCCCGGAGCAGAAGCGACACTGGTTCACCGGTGTGGTCGAACACGGAGAGAAATGGGCCGCCTGGAGCGGAGAACCCCAGGCCCCCAAGCCGGGTGAGAGCGGTCACTTCGGCACCATGCTGACACCCGTCCGCAGCGGCTGGACCCTCCGCGGCAGCAAGGCCTTTGCCACCAGTGCCACCGGAGCCCAGTGGGCGATCCTGCTCGTCGATCCGGCCGGCCCCGGCGGAGCCCGGCACAGCCGGGAGGCCCACGGAAATCTCCTGCTGCTCGCCTGCGACCTGTCCGATCCGACTGTGACTGTGGACAGTTCGTGGTGGGACCCGATCGGCATGCGCGCGACGGTCAGCCATGTGGTGCGGTTCCACGACACCTTCGTACCGCGCGAGCATCTCATCGGCCGCCCCGGCGGCTACTTCGAAGGGCACTGGCAGACCGCTTTCATCCCGCACTACGCTGCCAGCTTCCTCGGTGGCGCTCTGGCCGCGAACGAATACGGGCTCGGGTATCTGATGCGGCAGGGCAAGGGCGGTGATCCCCATGTGCAGCAGCGGGTCGGCAGCATGGCGGTCAACATCGACACCGCCCGTCTCTGGTTGCGCTACGTCGCCGGTCTGTGGGACGAAGGCAGGGTCGAGGAGGCACGGATCGCCGGCAGCAGGGCCTGGCATGTGATCGAGCATTTGGCGGAAGAGACAGTGCACCACGTCATCCGCGCGTGCGGTGCCCGCAGCCTGATCCGCCCGAGCCCCGTGGAGCGGATCCTGCGCGACCTGACCTTCTACGAGCTCCATGACAACGACGATGACGTCCTGGCGACCATCGGGCAGGCCGTACTCGGCGAGCAGCACGACCCGTCGTTCCACAGACCATGA